The sequence GTCAAATAcgaccaaataataggttagtggccaaataaaaaaaaattggataggTCGGgtctctttaaaaaaaaaatcaattgatttGTACCTTTTTAAAGCTTAAAAAGTATTAatatatagggtaaataattataaggtccctatgtTTTTATCTAATACACTACTTAGTTTCTGTgtatttagaaataattatatagtcctccagtttttgtttttgtaactcCTCAGTCCTTATGCTTGtgtcaatggtcaaactatactaaataaattttaaaataccaaaattaccctctactttatgttttaacaataaaacatctattttttctattttctatttttttctcttttttccttcataatcacaatctctccGATATAAACtccaatataaagtaattgatttattaatttttatataattatagaactttaatttaataatgtaaattttattgactaaaaaaatgaatgaaaaatatttcataaattGTTAAACTAGGAGTAAGACTattattgtaaaaaaaattcacaattctaataaattttacgaatgaagaaaaaaaatataagatttttaaaaaatttataataatatttaatgttagtttaaatatattatattaaaaaataatgaaaaaaataattacatttaagaaaattaataatatatattttcaagtatattaattttGGTGTATAATGtagttcaaaaacttcattaaaattaattagattaaatttgaaactaaaaaataaattttttttatgcatataactaggggcaattttggactttcatattacaaaaacaaatagaaggactaaacaattaattaagataaaacttaaggaccttataataatatgatggacctaCTAGCGTGTGaagtaaaaacataaggaccttataattatttaccctaatatatatacatattttttttggaCCTTTCCAGCCTTGGTCCTAGGCCGATGCACTCCTGGCCTAGGCCTAGGACTGGTCCTACTGGATCCGCCTCCATAACTAAATGCAATTTTATACttttatatacaaaattaaataaattgattgATTAAGACAAAACTtaaaaactttaaattatatatacaaaCTGATTAGTATAATAGGTAAAACTATAGGgaccaataaattatttaccctatatttTTCTATACATATCCTTTGATTGTGCATTATCACAATCAAAAGACATGTATATCATACTATCACTCATTATAATTAAACATGTTCATGGGTGAGTCTCGGACCAAGCTCATTGggcttttatctaaaaatgtttagtCCAAATCTAGTCCAGGCCGTTGTTAATTTAAACAGGCTGAGTTCGGGTTCAAAATCAAATCACAAACCCAGCCCATATAAACtcacctaaatatatattataatttttaataataaaaaattatatttaaaaataaatattaatatataaatacataaattattAACTAATGTGAATGGACGGATCGGGCCagactatttttataaatctcattaaaaaatatatgggGTCCCTGGACCGGAGGACAAAATTTCATGTCCAAGTCTGGTCCAGAAGATATGGGTCTGGGCGGATACCTGACCGTAAACAGGTGTAATCATAATTAATCCCGGCCATTGTAGCACGTGTGTCGCCCAGGGCATAAAGGGCATGATGACTTGACGTCAAAGAGGAAGAAGGCTCGGTTGACTTGGCTCAGTTCCTGGATAGTGGCTCTAGGTCAGGTCACGAACGGTATTCGATTGATTTGAGCCGACTGCTTAGACgagaacaaaaaggggagatgAAAACCCATTCCCGATTGCCTTTGATTCTCATTAGGCACATGTACACACATAAGTAAGGGATagggtgcaaaaatacccctaacgttgacagtGAAGAGCAATAATACTCCTAACGTTAAAAATGGTGCAATTaaggacctaaggttgataacTTGGTTCAATTTTTCCCTCTCTAACAGATTTTATTTACAGAGTTAATTAAATGCCATTTATACCCATATATTCTTCGTAAAACTCAAATCTAAATATGTCCAAAACCCTTTAAAGTGAATAATCAATTTCAATATTGTGCTGCAAATATATTATTACACATGGAAGTATACGAAGGTCCTGGTTCAATCTCAAAAACAACAAGAAACAAAACATGGTCAGGACTCCATATTATTGTAACAGAAACATAACTTTACCAatgtatatttaatttaatcttaTGGACAAAAAACAAAGTATCTAGCAGAATAAAATTTTCCAGAAAAAACAGAGTATATAGCAGAAATACATATTGCAGTGAAGTCATATTACTAAGGCAGCAATGGATGTTTACTCTAACatttcctatttttttttttcatttaccCACTATAAACACAACTTTAATCAAATCAATGGCATAAAATTCAACTTTTGTGATTGATTATTCACTGTGTATTGTACCTCTGCTTTTGCGACCATAAATATGGAGTTAACTTTTCCAACGAAATCGAAGTGAGTTATGTGAAAAAGAAAGAATCGAAGTGAAGTGAAAAAGAGTTTGTGAAAAAGAGTTTGCTGGGTTCTTAGGTTGTGAGATTAAGAGGTTTGAAAAAAAAGTGCTTTTGATACATTTAGAGTTGGGTTCTTTTTtcccagaaagatgaagaggtttCCAGAAGGATGGAGAGGATGAGGGTATAATGGTAAGTCACATGTAATTTTTGTGAATTGATATACAAACTAACGGAAATATAAATGGTGTAAATAAAATCTGTTAGAGAGGGTAAAATTGGACCAAGTTATCAACCTTTGGTccttaattgtaccatttttaacgttaggggtattattGCTCTTCACTGTcgacgttaggagtatttttgcaccttatccccataagtaaaatattaaaatctaaataatttataaaattgaaaGGTATTTCATCTTTTTTAAGGGATTGCAAATCATTGaccttaaaattaattaaaggaagCATATGCAAAATTATAAATGATTTGCAAGGCATTTCTTCATGGGAAAGTGTATGAGGTCAATGAAATGTAGCTTGGTTTTCAAGTAGGGTGAGCTATACTTAAAGCTCCAAGATTTTTTCTATTCATGCTAAATTACCTAAATACTTGACTTCTTTACTTTTTTTGCCAAATACATCCCtattagtattattttattAGGCTCTTTTCCATAATCACTCCATTTATATCCAAATTCAAATACACGTCTAATCTTAGGAAAAGTATAAACTAAACATTAAAAAGACTAAAAACACCTCAAAATAAGACCCAAATAACTACCCCAAAAAAGGCCAATTTAGTAATTTACACTATCTTCATGCATGTTATTCTTGAATTAAAGTCAAAAACACTAATCTAAATAACACGAAAAATGCCAACTTGTGCTTTGTATTTAAGTAAGTTTATGTTTTTGAACTTTTATTAATATCATTACATTACATATTCATAAGCCTCATGTTACCTTTAATTCATACAATTCTTCATTCGCCAAAACACTTCAAGAACATAATAACAATGAAGGCTACAAGGCCCGATCCCCGAAGATTCATCGTATCCtctctcttcttcatcttcttcctttgtaTTTTAGCCTCAATCAACGAAGTTCGATTCGATAGCTTAACAAAATTCGGCCGATGCGCATTTTCCAACATCCCAACTCAATCATCTACTAACAATTTTCTATCTTCTCCGCAAGACGAAGATATTCGTGTACTCATCGGCATCCTAACCCTACCCGATCAATACAACCGCCGTCACTTCCTACGCCTCATCTACGGAACACAACTTCCACTAATCAACAGCCGCGCACGAGTCGACGTGAAGTTCGTGTTTTGCAACCTAACAAAAGAAGATCAAAAGATACTCGTCGCACTTGAGATAATGCGTTATGACGACATAATCATTCTCGATTGCAAGGAAAACATGAACAAAGGTAAGACCTACACGTACTTCTCGAGCCTACCCGAATTACTCAACGACACGAATGTTCATCATTCCCCGCCGTACCATTACGTAATGAAAGCGGACGACGACACGTATTTAAGATTAGATAAACTAGTAGAGTCATTAATACCATTACCTAGAGAAGATTTATACTATGGTTATGTGATTCCATGTCCTAGTATGGATCCATTTGTTCATTACATGTCTGGGATGGGATATATGGTTTCATGGGACATAGTTGAATGGATAAGAGATTCTGAAATTCCTAAAAAACATTTGGAAGGACCAGAAGATAAGGTGTTTGGGGATTGGATTAGGGAAGGACATAAAGCAAAGAATAGATATAATGGAAAATGGTCAATGTATAATTTTCCAGAGCCTCACACAAGATGTACACATGAATTATGGCCAGACACTATTGCTGTTCATCtattgaagaatcaagagaaGTGGATTGAAACTTTGATGTATTTTAATGTTACTAGGAATCTTAAACCTTCTAAGTTGTATCATATACCTTAggtaaggaaaaaaaatgtattttttcatttattgatgataattttgattatatttataaataaggtatatatatatatatatcttaattgttttggtgaattttttttttattatgttaatTCTTGTTGTATTAAGAACTTCTAAGAGTCAAACATGTAACACCATGGGCAATGAGTATGATTTGATATACTATACACTATTCTATTAATTGTAACaccatattatatatttaaaatatattttttctataCTATAAAGAAAAGATGGATAAGTCATTTTTTTAAAGGGATAAATCATCTAACAAAATGACTAGatacattaaaaaaatgataCAAAAATACAACAAGAGTAAAAATAAAAGTCACTAAAAATTTCAAGAAAGTTCAAATAAGATAAttttcactaaaaaaaaaaaaagtttcaaatGAATATATTTTAGGAAATGAATGAACTTTTGTAtggtgtttgttttttttttttttaaagttaatgTTTACTGTTTTACTCGAAACAGCTGATAAAACAGtgtttagcaaaaaaaaataaaataaaaaacatcttAGGGAGCAAATAGCTCCTATTTCAATCAGCTCCATTttaaagctttttttttttttttgtggtgtGAACTATCCTTTAcagaaaaaaatagtaaaataaaatTGTGATTGAACTATCatgaattttgttttattggATTAATATTTTAATGCCTTATATTTGTTGTTACAGGAACGATTGAGACAGAATATGGGCTGGAATTTGTGCTCGAAGAATGAccgaatatataattattttgttcATACATAATACATATTTAGCGAGATTAGAAATACGACCGTCTCGGATCCAAGACAAAAGGGATCTAAATTTTGGTCTTGGGAtctaaacttttttttaactatatataaagtAGGCCTAACCCCTTCCCAGCCctttaaacttgtaactttttttcatttagccatCTAAACTTAGAGTGTTTCCATTTAGCCACTTAAACTCAATAAATGAAACACTTTTAGCCCTTATAAGCCTACGTGTCATTTATTGTCTTctcaaccccttaaacttgtaactttttttcatttagccactaTAACGGTAAAATTTCACCACTTAAAGTATCACGAAAACCCTCAAATCCGGAAAGATTGTTTTATGAATGTCCAAATTATGGGAATAGTTGTTTAATAACTTAATTGGttatgataaattaataactgCATTTGACGAATtgctaattttttaaattttgatttggaaaaaaAGGCCAAAAGAGTTACAATATTTGAGTTTAAGTGGCTAAATGGGAAGACCTAAAGTTAaagtggctaaatgaaaaaaagttacaagtttaaagGGCTGGAAAGGGGTTAGGCCTTGAGTTTAAATGGCTAAATggaaaaacctaaaattaaagtggctaaatgaaaaaaaaattacaaatttaaggGACTGGGAAGGGGTTAGGCCTATAaagtaaattttattattacaaATGTATTTATAATACTTTTAAATAATGAATCTAAATTGCtagtttaaatttttaatataatttttttattaaaaacttttatCTCTTATTTCGCTTAGAACCTATACGATTTAATCAAAAACATTGaccatatataatatatagtaccAGTATATAATAAATCTGACTACATTTAATCTGACTACATTTATATAACTTATTTCTTGTTTGAGTTTTTTATATTAATCATTTTATCTACTACCAGTTACAAATAATTACTATAATTTCCGAAATATTGCTAACTgcaacagctgaaccaaaccaacattataatttgaaaaaaGATAGAAAATGGATAAAATATACTCATATTAAATCACAAATTTCGTAAATGCCAAACAATTCTTTACTTATCAGTTCATGGGCTTGTCTGAGCAAATAATGCAAGGAAATCATGCTGAGATTTCTGATCAGTAGGGTTGGCAGCTTATGACACCGTGATATGATTTATAGAGACAACTCGACTGATACAAATGACACAATTATCATTTTGGtagcatttatatcatataacaCGATTTTTACATGAAACCAGAAATTGTCACCTCTACAGCACCTTATCAGACAACTCTACACAACTTCTAACACTACGGCTCTCCTTTGCAAAGTAACTTTGGACAAGTTATTGTTGCAAACATAGTAAAGTTCTTGGCAACAGATACGAGTAGACAGCAAAATACAGCATTTTGAGAATTCAATGACAAAATTGCAGTCTTCACATTATGAAATATGCTTTTGCTTCGGGTATTTGTCACTGCCCGTTAAGCTTCACTAATCACATCATTACCACATCTAGATGGCCAATATATATTTTGGGTAAAACACTAACTACCCTTTCATTTTTGGAAAAAATATAAGATTTTCAAGTGTTGGattcaaatgaaataatatgaTATCAAATTTCAAGGCTTAAGAGCAATAGCAAGACCTAACTTGGGCGTTGATGCATGCGCAGTCTTTGAGTCGTATTCTCCCGATAGGATTACCAGTGACTTCGGTCTCCATTCGTACTGGCAAAGCATCCCAACTTTCCCATTGTCCGAAAACCGTGTTTTTACCATTGTGAGTGGATCCACCGCGTGAGagcttccaatggtaaaactgtTCTCGTAGGTGGATAACCTATGAGTCATTTCAGCAGCAACTGAATGGCATGGATTTACCGCATGAATATAAGATAATTTGACGGTCTGGCCCTTGTCAGCTCTGTACAGCAAttattaagttaaaaaaaaatatcaacttAATATACATTATCATAAATTGGATCAAGAAAATCAGAACTTCAGATCAGATCAACTTTGTGAATGAAAAgccaaaatacatatataactAATGCAGTCGACTATTACACaaatgtgatatatatacacacacacacaaacaCGTTAATCTCAGTACTCTATTTCAAGAATATCATATTATAACACTTGATAATAGATTAGTATATCAGAATTTAAAAAAGTTCCAGACAAGAAGATAAAGGATGCATATAAAACTTTGTGAAATTCCTACTTAAATTTGGAAGTCTCTTAAGGAGGTAATAGCAAGGCATAGTTAACTAGATTctctaataaaataaaacatgagGGAAATGTATGAAACTAGAAGAACAGCAGAATACATACAACTTTTTCTTAACCTGACCTGATTTTtaaacagaagaaaaaaaacTACATAATTCGGGATTTATGGTATCTGGCTAAGAACTACAAGTAGGCTTCGCATCAATTTAATATAATTGATCCTGACGTTATCACTTAAATATGTTGTCATGACACAAACACAACCTTAGAAACCCTAATTAAAAGGGCTAAAAGCATATTAATATCAGGCCTCAGTAGAAAATATTCATGTTGCACTCAAgtgaaaacaaaatttattaggAATGAAACAAATAGCTAGCCATGATCTTGAGTGTGCAGATACGAACTCCAAGTCATAAAAGTTCCCATCTAAGCTATCTATTGTAGCCAGAAATATGCTGGTCATTGCCAAAACTATACCAGGGCCCAGAGATAAACTAGCCTATATACAGTGCGGCTCTAACTTCAATCCCACAACTATGTATATGGGATGGCCACTGCTACATGTATGCACCACACAAAATCTGCTAGAGATCAAGTATTAAATCTGTCAAAAATCATGTAGGATATTCATCCCCTGTAAACTGCAAAAAATATTTTGGAACACGCGCAAGCAGAAGAtatgaaaaaagagaaaaacataaACACATCTTACAGGGGAAATAGCAAGTTTATCATGCACTTACAACAAAAGTGCCGCAGAAAAATCTGACTTGTTCAATCCAACCCCAGCAATACATTTTGTGAATGAAGCAGAAGCTGTATCAAATCCAATTTCACCACCCAAACTGAGTTCATCACTTCCAATAGCTGCTGAAAGCTCCAATTGTGGAGTTGGATTCAGACCAATGCTGGAATTGATGGCTGCATGCTGATGAAGGTACTTCAAGTCCATCTAAGACGCAAAGCATTTAAACAGAGATCTTAGTATGCCTTCTAcatcattttatcaaaatatttaacattCCCTAGTATTTCTACAACCAAATACAAATATGACCgactttttataaaaaaaattgtcaacCTCAATGAACACTTTCCGACGGAAATAGTTCAAGTTCAAAAACTACTGGTGGTAAGCGCACTCAGGAGAAGTTCCTTTTTGCAGGTAAACATTGTTACTTTCAAATGAAAGCAGGACCATATAACCACAAAACATCAATTTTAACATCAGAAGTTTTTTGAACTTTCAAAAACTTCATCAATGAGATTTAGCTGTGCATATTACACTCTCACTGTTTACTGGTCACTTTTTCCTGTTTGGTTCAATATATCAACTTAAGTTATTGATCAACTCTTCTTGCACCAGCCTGTATTTACAATGTCTAAGGCAACCTGCAGCAATCTTTAAAGAAAACACACACACATGCGCACACGCACATTCATGTGGTGACCACCCATAATATTCTCACCTACCCTTGTTCAGTTCCATGATTTTTTTCAAACTAATAATGCTCAGTGTAAAGCACTGGAGTGACTTGACTACATAATACACATAATAATGTTCCAGTGATCAAAATGTCAAATCAAGGACATTCCTTGGTCGACAGGTCCTAAGTTACTATTGTATTTCAAAGATATTACAAATCATGGAATTTTGTCCACAGATTACAATTCCGCTGCAAATTTTAGGAACACAAAATcaaacaaaacataaaatttCATCTGTTATTTCCAGCAGATTTTCatttttgaagaattgtttTTTACTGTTTTGCTTCTGTTTGTTTATACgagtttttaaaattaataagtCATTAATTATCATGTCACCTTTAATGATGCTGAATTGTTAGAACTAGTTGCGGATTTTATAATCTAAGGGCTGAGATTTCTGTTCAATTTTAGCCCTAGCACAAGTAGCTATTTATCTGTTATGTCCACCAGATTTTCATTATTGAAGAATTTCTAATTGAAGGCAAAAGAAACAATTGCCATTTTCTTCAACTACGTCTTTCAGCCTATTATTTCTGTTGATATTTGTCCTTCTCCTATGCCTACATGTCAAGACATTTAAGTTGTTCAGCTTTTTATCACAATACTGAAGTTCTTTCTACATATTCCATCTAGTAGGAAGTTCAAAATTCAAATTCCGATTCCAATGAAGAGGCAAATAACAAAAGGACAGTACAAGTAAAAGAACTTTATTAAAACTTTAGAGGGTGTGGAACCACAACAATTCGAAACTACTTGGGAGCCAAACAAAATTAGTGATGATAAAACACCATGAAGAGGTGCATCCTCCTCAGGGTTCATTTATTTATGGCCATTATTATATCACAGTTCCAAGTACACCAACCTTGCCAGACTTGTGATCAGGAATTTTGAAGCTGAAGACTGCTTTGGTACTAGGCAAAACACTATCCACAGTCACTTTTGCAGACAACTGCGAAGTCAAGACAGATACAAGAAGCATAAatgatcaaatgatttgaatacAAAAAATTCCATTCGACATGGCTAAGATCATGGAGAAGTCATAATATTGATTTTAGCAGCAAGAATTCCTTACATTAGAGTAGGTATCAACTTTCACTTCCAC comes from Euphorbia lathyris chromosome 8, ddEupLath1.1, whole genome shotgun sequence and encodes:
- the LOC136204159 gene encoding beta-1,3-galactosyltransferase pvg3, yielding MLPLIHTILHSPKHFKNIITMKATRPDPRRFIVSSLFFIFFLCILASINEVRFDSLTKFGRCAFSNIPTQSSTNNFLSSPQDEDIRVLIGILTLPDQYNRRHFLRLIYGTQLPLINSRARVDVKFVFCNLTKEDQKILVALEIMRYDDIIILDCKENMNKGKTYTYFSSLPELLNDTNVHHSPPYHYVMKADDDTYLRLDKLVESLIPLPREDLYYGYVIPCPSMDPFVHYMSGMGYMVSWDIVEWIRDSEIPKKHLEGPEDKVFGDWIREGHKAKNRYNGKWSMYNFPEPHTRCTHELWPDTIAVHLLKNQEKWIETLMYFNVTRNLKPSKLYHIP
- the LOC136203016 gene encoding mitochondrial outer membrane protein porin 4, translated to MGSSPAPFSDIGKRAKDLLTKDYNFDHKFTFSMMRATGMGLIATGLKKDQIFVGDINTLYKSGNTVVEVKVDTYSNLSAKVTVDSVLPSTKAVFSFKIPDHKSGKMDLKYLHQHAAINSSIGLNPTPQLELSAAIGSDELSLGGEIGFDTASASFTKCIAGVGLNKSDFSAALLLADKGQTVKLSYIHAVNPCHSVAAEMTHRLSTYENSFTIGSSHAVDPLTMVKTRFSDNGKVGMLCQYEWRPKSLVILSGEYDSKTAHASTPKLGLAIALKP